In Brachypodium distachyon strain Bd21 chromosome 5, Brachypodium_distachyon_v3.0, whole genome shotgun sequence, the genomic window GGTAATGccaaaaaatttagatcaaCATGCCATCTATTTATCTTAACGAGTTTAACAAGCGCTCGCGAGCTCTTAATGAACCGAGCCGAACAATGGTCTCAGATCATTAACgataacgatcttaacgatccgagctcttaacgaaccgagctcAATGaaccgagctcttaacgaaccgagcgtGCTCGTTAGCCAGCCCTAGGGATGAGCGACTCAAGGGTTTTTTCGAAACTTTTAAAGGTACTCAAGTTCGTGCAGGGATATCAGTGGCAATGTTGCTACTCCAGTCTGATGCAATCTCTATGTTGAATCCTCAGCAAtatttcatgttgcaaaacaTGATATCACGGAGAAGATGTTTTGAAGAGATTTCATCGTAATTATAAGAGTTACCTTATAGTTTCTAGAATCtatgatccaaagcattgtGGCTGTAATGGTTCTGGCGTTGAATAAAATTACAGGTTTtattaaaaaaggaaaataatagCAACGGAaggaaaactaaaaaaaaaagaggaagctCGCGTTGCATTAATTCCACCCCACCGGAATTAACCAAGTTTTGCAAGTGCCTGTCTGGCTCTCTAAGGTCGATCTTGCCAGAAATCATACACATTTTGACGCTTTTCTTGATAGAAAATGGCGTGCAGACCTGAGAAAAGAGAATGTGACGTTTCTCTTGATAGACACAGGCACCAACACGTACTTAGTACCACGGTGAGCGTCGAATTAGAATCAACGAATTGGTATGGTCAAAGTAGTTAAGTCACGATCGAGGCCGCGCGGTCACAGCACGTTCTCTCTGCCATATTATATGACCCTTCCGtaacggcgccgccgccagttAGTGGCGAAGACCAGAGGACGACCCAACAAACTTATTATACTCCTATATAAGCTGGTCACAGTTTACTCTCCATATACTTAAGCAATTTGATCAGTCCATGGCGAAGTGGTTCTCTTCAGGTTTCCTGCATTTGCTGCTCGTGGTGGcagtactgctgctgctggttccGTCCTCAGAAGGAAAAGGGTCATCTTCGATTAATGCAACTGACACGCTCAGGGCGAGCCGGCCGCTATCCGGAGATCGCAGGTTGATCTCACGGCGGGGCAAGTTTGCGCTCGGCTTCTTCCAGCCTCAAGGTGCGTAcaacatccatgcatgcatcgtcTTCTTACTTAATTTCCTCCTCAATATATGATATTCTCCGTCCAACGAAatatgtctcaactttaactaaatttgaatgcatctatacattttttggcaaacttgaaacatatttttttggacggagagagtatatattTTATTAGACTGTTAACTCTCGTGCGTAACTTAATTATAAATTACTCAATACTCGcttcgttcctaaatactttgTTTTAAGTCAAGCAtcttcaaatttgaccaagttttttttaaaataatataatatcaaataagtatgcTATGAAAgtatatacttcctccgtcccaaattaactgacatgtatttgcataaaaatctatacaaatacATGTCAGTTAATTCAAGACGGAGAGAGTGTCATGACAAATGTTTAATAAAAGAGAAAAGTACTTTTTTGGTCCCTTAACTGTTGGAAAATTCGTTTTCATACTTCAAAAAATTTCGTACTTTTTTCGTCCTCCAACtttcaaaaccggacactCCTCAAAACCAGATACTTGgatcctcctccatctccgtcATCAAGATGGAAGAAAAAAGTGGCGCAGTGGAGAAtaagaaataaacaaataccgctTCGGATTGTCAGAGGGATGAAAAGTGTCCACTTTTGAAACTTGGACGGCGAAGAAGTACAAAATATTTTTAAGGGGTGAAAAGAAAACTTTCCTACAAGTTGAGGGATGAAAAGTAtttatcttcttcttaatAAAACCAATTTAGAGTTACAGTTGTTGGTCATCTTTTATatacttggtcaaactttaagaagacGTAGGATAAAATTACAACATATTTATACTTAGGAACAGAGGTCCTGTCTTCGTGCAGAATAGAAGCCTTTTCTATATGTGCAGATCTGATGGTTTTCAAATACTTTGACTTTGGACTATACAGTATTGTGTCAATACGTACCAGGGAGTTTCAGATATTAGAGATCTCTGAGCTGATGTTTTAAATATTATATTCAGAAATCAACCCTGAATTACGTAGGGATAGAATTACCATTATGTTTTATGCTTACTCCAGTTTTAATAGTGATTAAGACATAGTACAATTGACAAAGAGCCGAATATCTGCAGCTTTAAAAGCTAAGAATTGTCTCCACTTTAGGCTTTGTTTGCtgttagtgtatttttagTTACTAGTGTTTTGCTATTTGAGGGGTTTAGGTGTTCATCCAAAATTctcaaaaacccaaaacacttgtgttttttaggaaaacactagtatgagatgtgttttaatttgataCAAAATGAAGTGTTTTGTGGGAGAAAACTAGGGATAATACCCTCTAAACccttcctaccaaacaacaatttgtggtttctagtgttttttaaTTTGGAGTGTATAATACTCTAGAAAATACCCATAAACTCTAGTACCAAACAATCCCTTAGTATTTTGAAATTTCCAGTGTGTTTGTTCGCAAACAGTATTGTGAATACCATTAATACTACAGGTTGATACTGCTATAATTTCGAGTCAATATGTTATACTGACTTTTCCCGTGATCCTTTTATGGACAGCTCAAGGGTCTACTGGCAAGTGGTACGTAGGTATCTGGTACAACAAAATCTCGGTGCAAACTGTTGTATGGGTGGCCAACAGGGAGAAACCAATATCTGATCCTGCTTCATCAAGCTTCACCATCTCTGATGATGGAAATATTATCCTCCTTCACTCCAAATCGATTGTCTGGTCAAGTAATTCAACCAAGGCAGCTTTTGGTTCCACAGTTGCTGTGCTCCTTGACACAGGAAACCTAGTTGTTAGACATAAGTCCAATACTTCCAATGTGCTCTGGCAAAGTTTTGATGATATTACAGACACCTGGCTCCCAGGTAATAAGCTCAGTCTTAACAAGGTGACTGGCGTGTCCAATCGGATGGTTTCCTGGAAAAACCATGGCGATCCAGCACCAGGGATGTTCACTGTGGAGATGGATCCAGATGGCTCAAACCAATACATTCTCTTATGGAATAGCTCCCAGGTGTATTGGGCTAGTGGCAACTGGACTGGCACCTCATTTCCTAACATGCCAGAGTTGTCACCTGCCAATACATATCCCAACACACCATATACTTATGGGTTTGTTAACAATAGCCAGGAGATATACTTCACCTACAATGTTACAGACGATAGAGTGTTATCGAGGAATGTCATTAGCGTGTCAGGTCAAAGTCAGTCTTCTGTATGGGTAGAGACTGCACAGGCCTGGGTAATCTATTTTTCACAACCAAAAGCCAACTGTGATGTGTATGGACTGTGTGGAGCTTATAGCAAGTGCAGTGGGAGTGGCCTGTCATCATCATGTAGCTGCCTCAAGGGCTTCAGTGAGAGCGATCCAAACAGTTGGAATCTAGGTGATCAAACTGCAGGTTGTAGGAGAAATGTCCCATTGCAGTGTAGCAGAAAAGACTTGGTGAAAGGAAAGCAGGATAGATTCTATACAATCACCAGTGTTAAATTGCCTCACAAAGCACAGAGCATTCAGGCTACTAGCATTCAAAATTGCCAAACAGCTTGCTTGGACAATTGTTCTTGCAGTGCTTACTCTTATAATGGTACTTGCTCACTTTGGTATGCAGAACTTCTGAATTTGCAAGACACCGTTGATGGTTCTGTGGAT contains:
- the LOC100828659 gene encoding G-type lectin S-receptor-like serine/threonine-protein kinase At2g19130; its protein translation is MAKWFSSGFLHLLLVVAVLLLLVPSSEGKGSSSINATDTLRASRPLSGDRRLISRRGKFALGFFQPQAQGSTGKWYVGIWYNKISVQTVVWVANREKPISDPASSSFTISDDGNIILLHSKSIVWSSNSTKAAFGSTVAVLLDTGNLVVRHKSNTSNVLWQSFDDITDTWLPGNKLSLNKVTGVSNRMVSWKNHGDPAPGMFTVEMDPDGSNQYILLWNSSQVYWASGNWTGTSFPNMPELSPANTYPNTPYTYGFVNNSQEIYFTYNVTDDRVLSRNVISVSGQSQSSVWVETAQAWVIYFSQPKANCDVYGLCGAYSKCSGSGLSSSCSCLKGFSESDPNSWNLGDQTAGCRRNVPLQCSRKDLVKGKQDRFYTITSVKLPHKAQSIQATSIQNCQTACLDNCSCSAYSYNGTCSLWYAELLNLQDTVDGSVDVIYIRVAASELPDSRTKKWWIFGIIIGGLAILGSGVITLYFLCRKRQINGIHLAEGSVITFKYSDLQFLTKNFSEILGAGAFGSVFKGVLPDTTTMAVKKLEGLRQGEKQFRAEVSTIGTIHHINLIRLLGFCSEGTKRLLVYEYMPNGSLDYHLFGGSSLSLSWNTRYQIATGVARGLTYLHEECRDCIIHCDIKPQNILLDASLIPKVADFGMAKLLGRDFSRVLTSMRGTIGYLAPEWISGEAITTKADVFSYGMMLFEIISGKRNTLHGGTSADKFFPLVVARELAEGGVHKLLDSEVIIDVHLGELERICKVACWCVQDSENSRPTMGEIVQILEGLVDVEMPPTPRYLQVLAEGVKSSQVSSLG